From the Phyllopteryx taeniolatus isolate TA_2022b chromosome 20, UOR_Ptae_1.2, whole genome shotgun sequence genome, one window contains:
- the LOC133470302 gene encoding carbonic anhydrase 1-like, which yields MSHAWGYAAENGPDKWSASFPIADGPRQSPIDIEPGLASFDGSLKPLSLKYDPGTCLEILNNGHSFQVTFLDDQDSSVLSGGPVSGVYRLKQFHFHWGASDDKGSEHTVAGNKYPAELHLVHWNTKYANFGEAASKPNGLAVVGVFLQIGNENASLQKVLDTFGAIKTKGKQTTFTGFDPSSLLPARLDYWTYEGSLTTPPLLESVTWIVCKDPIGVSSAQMDKFRGLLFSAEGEPECCMVDNYRPPQPLKGRQVRSCFKST from the exons ATGTCTCACGCGTGGGGTTACGCCGCCGAGAACG GTCCGGACAAGTGGTCCGCCAGTTTTCCCATCGCCGACGGTCCTCGGCAGTCGCCCATCGACATCGAGCCGGGCCTGGCGTCGTTCGACGGCTCGCTCAAGCCGCTGAGCCTCAAGTACGACCCCGGCACCTGCTTGGAGATCCTCAACAACGGACACTCCTTCCAGGTCACCTTCCTGGACGACCAGGACAGCTCCG TTCTGAGCGGCGGGCCGGTGTCGGGGGTGTACCGGCTCAAGCAGTTCCACTTCCACTGGGGGGCTTCCGACGACAAGGGCTCGGAGCACACGGTGGCCGGGAACAAGTACCCCGCCGAG CTGCATCTGGTTCACTGGAACACCAAATACGCCAACTTCGGCGAGGCCGCCAGCAAACCCAACGGACTGGCCGTGGTGGGCGTTTTCCTGCAG ATTGGAAATGAAAACGCCAGCCTCCAGAAGGTTCTGGACACCTTTGGTGCCATCAAGACCAAA ggCAAGCAGACGACGTTCACGGGCTTCGACCCGAGCAGCCTGCTGCCCGCCCGCCTGGACTACTGGACGTACGAGGGCTCCCTGACCACGCCCCCTCTGCTGGAGAGCGTCACCTGGATCGTGTGCAAGGACCCCATTGGCGTCAGCTCGGCTCAG ATGGACAAATTCCGCGGCCTGCTGTTCTCGGCCGAGGGCGAGCCTGAGTGCTGCATGGTGGACAACTACCGGCCCCCACAGCCGCTCAAAGGCCGCCAAGTGCGATCTTGCTTCAA GAGCACTTAG
- the rbis gene encoding ribosomal biogenesis factor isoform X2 has translation MASSRMDSKRSVKTPNNVYPHGHMGKKKQKGKKQTNVFQVAANKHLKAKNKAKPIRTKLKHINAMKNEKVEKLNQIFWEVQGDVSGVSKRVASQAEKPQQQIVKEPPKEAVNVDNAAQLFSQL, from the exons ATGGCGTCATCAAGAATGGACTCCAAGCGCTCGGTAAAAACACCAAACAACGTGTACCCACACG GTcacatgggtaaaaaaaaacaaaaaggcaaaaaacagacaaatgtcTTCCAAGTGGCAGCAAACAAGCACTTGAAGGCCAAAAACAAAGCCAAACCCATCCGGACAAAGCTTAAGCAC ATCAACGCCATGAAGAATGAGAAGGTGGAGAAACTGAACCAGATCTTCTGGGAAGTGCAGGGGGACGTGAGCGGCGTTTCCAAACGTGTCGCCTCGCAAGCAGAGAAACCGCAGCAGCAG ATTGTCAAAGAGCCGCCAAAGGAGGCGGTAAATGTTGACAATGCTGCTCAGCTCTTCTCTCAGCTCTGA
- the rbis gene encoding ribosomal biogenesis factor isoform X1, which yields MASSRMDSKRSVKTPNNVYPHAGHMGKKKQKGKKQTNVFQVAANKHLKAKNKAKPIRTKLKHINAMKNEKVEKLNQIFWEVQGDVSGVSKRVASQAEKPQQQIVKEPPKEAVNVDNAAQLFSQL from the exons ATGGCGTCATCAAGAATGGACTCCAAGCGCTCGGTAAAAACACCAAACAACGTGTACCCACACG CAGGTcacatgggtaaaaaaaaacaaaaaggcaaaaaacagacaaatgtcTTCCAAGTGGCAGCAAACAAGCACTTGAAGGCCAAAAACAAAGCCAAACCCATCCGGACAAAGCTTAAGCAC ATCAACGCCATGAAGAATGAGAAGGTGGAGAAACTGAACCAGATCTTCTGGGAAGTGCAGGGGGACGTGAGCGGCGTTTCCAAACGTGTCGCCTCGCAAGCAGAGAAACCGCAGCAGCAG ATTGTCAAAGAGCCGCCAAAGGAGGCGGTAAATGTTGACAATGCTGCTCAGCTCTTCTCTCAGCTCTGA
- the rbis gene encoding ribosomal biogenesis factor isoform X3 produces MGKKKQKGKKQTNVFQVAANKHLKAKNKAKPIRTKLKHINAMKNEKVEKLNQIFWEVQGDVSGVSKRVASQAEKPQQQIVKEPPKEAVNVDNAAQLFSQL; encoded by the exons atgggtaaaaaaaaacaaaaaggcaaaaaacagacaaatgtcTTCCAAGTGGCAGCAAACAAGCACTTGAAGGCCAAAAACAAAGCCAAACCCATCCGGACAAAGCTTAAGCAC ATCAACGCCATGAAGAATGAGAAGGTGGAGAAACTGAACCAGATCTTCTGGGAAGTGCAGGGGGACGTGAGCGGCGTTTCCAAACGTGTCGCCTCGCAAGCAGAGAAACCGCAGCAGCAG ATTGTCAAAGAGCCGCCAAAGGAGGCGGTAAATGTTGACAATGCTGCTCAGCTCTTCTCTCAGCTCTGA